The following are encoded together in the Maridesulfovibrio bastinii DSM 16055 genome:
- a CDS encoding adenylyl-sulfate kinase: protein MKGKVIWLTGLSASGKSTIARKMQQILHSKGIIPIRLDGDEVREAIADHNCGHDPENRIINAYRISRFANLFSRQGLVVIVATMSLYHEIHSWNRNNFPDYFEVLIKADLETLKQRDPKGLYKNFSSGKAENLPGMDLEPQFPLNPDLIIENNGQLNEVEKNAQKILKKCNLL, encoded by the coding sequence ATGAAAGGCAAAGTAATTTGGCTTACAGGATTGTCTGCGTCTGGTAAGTCAACCATAGCCCGGAAGATGCAGCAAATTCTCCATAGTAAGGGAATTATTCCAATACGTCTTGATGGAGATGAGGTCCGCGAGGCTATTGCTGATCACAATTGTGGACATGATCCTGAAAACAGGATTATAAACGCATATAGAATTAGCCGCTTTGCCAATTTATTCTCACGGCAGGGACTGGTGGTAATTGTGGCCACCATGTCCCTTTACCATGAAATCCATAGCTGGAATCGTAATAACTTCCCAGATTATTTTGAGGTCCTTATTAAGGCGGATTTAGAAACATTAAAACAACGAGATCCTAAAGGGCTTTACAAAAATTTTAGTAGTGGAAAAGCCGAAAATCTCCCCGGAATGGATTTGGAACCCCAATTTCCTTTAAATCCTGACCTAATAATAGAAAATAACGGTCAGCTAAACGAAGTTGAAAAGAATGCACAAAAAATACTTAAAAAATGTAATCTGCTATGA
- a CDS encoding class I SAM-dependent methyltransferase has translation MKHGDFTGLAENYSLYRPGYSRFVVDIISDAVKGKFRNEELKALDAGAGTGIFSRMLAARGFSVVAAEPNDDMRKFGIKDCENHDVAYIESPAEKIDIKDNSCHLITMASSFHWPDFDQATQEFNRILKPGGFFTALWNTRAVERDPVTADIEQYLKELVPEMKRKSSGRSDFCDNLTDRLAKCENFADAAYLEGFHVEEQTLEHYIGLWRSVNDVQVQAGPERFEKFIDYIKERTNGEQHINAHYQTRAWIAQKK, from the coding sequence ATGAAACATGGTGATTTTACTGGGCTGGCAGAAAACTACAGCCTTTACCGGCCCGGATATTCAAGGTTTGTTGTTGATATTATTAGCGACGCAGTAAAAGGAAAATTTAGGAATGAAGAGTTAAAGGCTCTCGATGCTGGGGCCGGTACCGGTATTTTTAGCAGAATGCTCGCAGCGAGAGGTTTTTCTGTCGTAGCAGCTGAACCAAATGATGATATGCGCAAATTCGGCATCAAGGATTGTGAAAACCATGATGTTGCATACATTGAAAGCCCTGCTGAAAAAATCGATATAAAGGACAATTCCTGCCATCTGATTACCATGGCTTCTTCCTTCCATTGGCCTGATTTTGATCAGGCTACACAGGAATTCAATAGAATTTTAAAGCCCGGAGGGTTCTTTACAGCTCTTTGGAATACAAGAGCTGTGGAGAGAGACCCGGTTACGGCAGATATCGAGCAATACCTGAAGGAACTTGTTCCTGAAATGAAAAGAAAATCTTCAGGCCGTTCTGATTTTTGTGATAATTTAACAGACAGACTGGCCAAATGTGAAAATTTTGCAGATGCAGCATATTTAGAAGGTTTTCATGTTGAAGAACAGACTCTTGAACATTATATCGGACTATGGCGCTCCGTAAACGATGTTCAGGTTCAGGCCGGACCTGAAAGATTCGAAAAATTCATTGATTACATAAAAGAAAGAACAAATGGTGAGCAGCACATTAACGCTCACTACCAAACTCGCGCATGGATCGCGCAAAAGAAATAA